The following are encoded together in the Serratia sp. UGAL515B_01 genome:
- the yejF gene encoding microcin C ABC transporter ATP-binding protein YejF produces MTTPLLAIQDLRIVFRQGGQLNQVVNGVSLAIEQGETLALVGESGSGKSVTALSVLRLLPSPPVSYPSGDILFNGKSLLHAPETELREVRGNLISMIFQEPMVSLNPLHTIETQLAEVLMLHRGMSRESARSEIILCLDRVGIRNAKGRLKDHPHQLSGGERQRVMIAMAVLTQPKLLIADEPTTALDVTIQAQILVLLKELKQEMGMGLLFITHNLNIVRRLADNVAVMRQGLCVEQDSRENLFHTPQHAYTQQLLAAEDMGEPLPLLANQKQGETAPLLKVENLQVSFPIKRGLLKRIVDQNYALKDLSFELQPGESVGLVGESGSGKSTTGLALLRLLSSKGAIWFNGQPLHEFNNQQMLPYRSKIQIVFQDPYSALNPRLNVLQIISEGLEVHQQLTVEQREERVMEALKEVGLDPELRHRYPTEFSGGQRQRIAIARALILQPQLLVLDEPTSSLDKSVQAQILALLKSLQQRHRLAYLFISHDLQVVRSLCHKVIVLRQGEVVEQGDCQTIFNAPSAAYTQQLLQLVD; encoded by the coding sequence ATGACCACTCCTCTTCTCGCCATTCAGGATCTCCGTATTGTTTTCCGCCAAGGGGGGCAATTAAATCAAGTGGTTAATGGCGTTTCACTCGCGATTGAGCAAGGTGAAACCTTAGCTCTGGTCGGTGAGTCCGGTTCGGGTAAAAGCGTCACTGCCCTCTCCGTATTACGTTTATTACCGTCTCCACCGGTAAGTTACCCTAGTGGTGATATTCTGTTTAACGGTAAATCTCTCCTGCATGCTCCCGAAACCGAACTGCGCGAAGTGCGGGGCAACCTGATCTCTATGATCTTTCAAGAGCCGATGGTATCGCTCAATCCGCTGCACACCATTGAGACACAACTTGCCGAAGTCTTGATGCTGCACCGAGGCATGAGCCGAGAAAGCGCCCGTTCTGAAATCATTCTGTGCCTGGATCGTGTAGGGATCCGTAATGCCAAAGGGCGGCTAAAAGATCATCCACATCAGCTATCCGGCGGTGAACGTCAGCGTGTGATGATTGCCATGGCAGTCCTTACCCAGCCAAAACTACTGATTGCCGATGAGCCGACAACCGCACTCGATGTCACTATTCAGGCTCAGATCCTGGTGCTATTAAAAGAGTTAAAACAGGAAATGGGGATGGGATTACTGTTCATTACACATAACCTGAATATTGTACGTCGTTTGGCCGATAACGTGGCGGTCATGCGCCAAGGCCTATGTGTGGAACAGGACAGCCGCGAAAACCTTTTCCATACTCCACAGCATGCCTATACGCAGCAACTGCTGGCTGCAGAGGATATGGGTGAGCCACTGCCATTGCTCGCCAATCAGAAGCAGGGAGAGACTGCGCCATTGTTGAAAGTAGAGAATTTGCAGGTCAGTTTCCCGATCAAACGCGGCCTGCTAAAGCGGATTGTTGATCAAAATTACGCACTTAAGGATCTGAGTTTTGAATTGCAGCCAGGTGAAAGCGTTGGTTTGGTCGGTGAATCCGGTTCAGGGAAAAGTACCACCGGTTTGGCGTTGCTACGATTACTCAGCTCCAAAGGGGCTATCTGGTTTAACGGGCAGCCGTTGCATGAGTTTAATAACCAGCAAATGCTGCCCTACCGTAGCAAGATACAGATTGTTTTTCAGGACCCTTATTCAGCGCTGAATCCAAGATTGAACGTGCTGCAAATCATCTCCGAGGGGCTAGAAGTACATCAGCAGCTAACAGTCGAACAGCGCGAAGAGCGGGTAATGGAAGCCTTGAAAGAAGTGGGGTTGGACCCCGAACTACGCCACCGTTATCCAACAGAGTTTTCCGGTGGGCAACGTCAGCGTATTGCGATTGCCCGAGCCCTGATCCTACAACCACAACTGTTGGTCCTCGATGAACCAACGTCATCGTTGGATAAATCGGTACAGGCACAAATCCTGGCACTGTTAAAGTCTTTGCAGCAACGGCATAGGCTGGCTTATTTGTTCATCAGCCACGATCTTCAAGTGGTTCGATCACTCTGCCATAAAGTGATTGTTCTGCGCCAAGGGGAAGTCGTGGAACAGGGCGATTGTCAGACTATTTTCAATGCGCCCTCGGCTGCTTACACACAGCAATTATTGCAATTGGTTGATTAG
- a CDS encoding YejG family protein: MGSCQLSVVHRLPQSYRWSTGFTGIKVEPIPFNGIDEDNNLIGLKLLSHDGDDALQVMQQLNLSLQEIQVDCAVVEWEGEPCLFLSHCDESAAMCRLKNMGVAIAEKLSARYPF, from the coding sequence GTGGGTAGTTGCCAACTTTCGGTCGTACATCGATTGCCGCAAAGTTATCGTTGGTCAACAGGTTTTACCGGTATTAAGGTTGAACCGATCCCGTTTAATGGGATAGACGAGGATAACAATCTTATTGGCTTGAAATTGCTCAGCCATGACGGAGACGATGCTTTGCAAGTAATGCAACAGCTTAACCTTTCTTTGCAGGAGATACAGGTTGATTGTGCTGTTGTTGAATGGGAGGGAGAACCTTGCCTGTTTTTGAGCCACTGTGATGAAAGTGCAGCCATGTGTCGGCTCAAAAATATGGGCGTGGCGATTGCCGAGAAACTCAGTGCGCGATATCCCTTTTGA
- a CDS encoding Bcr/CflA family multidrug efflux MFS transporter, which produces MQQNRTSHLGLIFILGLLSMLMPLAIDMYLPSMPIIAKEFGVESGRVQMTLSAYMLGFAVGQLFYGPMSDSIGRKPVILWGTLIFAIAGGACAMAQSIEQLINLRFLHGLAAAAASVVINALMRDMFTKDEFSRMMSFVILVMTIAPLLAPMIGGALLLWFNWHAIFWTMAAAALFGSLLVAFFIKETLPKERRQKFHLRTTLRNFGSLFRHRRVLSYMLASAFSFAGMFSFLSAGPFVYIELNNVSPQHFGYYFALNIVFLFLTTLINSRNVRRVGAVNMFRFGLFVQLAMSAWLLLASACGLGFWALVLGVAVYLGFIAMISSNAMAVILDGFPHMAGTASSLAGTLRFSIGALVGAILSLAPGKSVWPMVSSMALCSVISVLFYIYASRPRHNTA; this is translated from the coding sequence GTGCAACAGAACCGAACCTCTCATCTTGGTTTGATTTTTATCCTGGGCTTACTTTCTATGCTGATGCCATTGGCGATCGACATGTATTTGCCCAGTATGCCGATAATCGCCAAGGAGTTTGGCGTGGAGTCAGGCCGTGTACAGATGACACTCAGTGCTTACATGCTGGGGTTTGCTGTTGGGCAGCTCTTTTATGGCCCAATGTCAGACAGTATAGGCCGAAAGCCAGTGATCCTTTGGGGGACACTGATCTTTGCTATCGCGGGCGGAGCCTGTGCGATGGCTCAATCGATTGAGCAGTTAATCAACTTGCGATTCCTGCATGGCCTGGCTGCCGCTGCTGCCAGTGTGGTGATCAACGCTTTGATGCGGGATATGTTCACCAAAGACGAATTCTCACGCATGATGTCATTTGTGATCTTGGTGATGACTATTGCACCGTTGCTTGCCCCAATGATTGGTGGGGCCTTGCTGCTATGGTTCAATTGGCACGCGATTTTTTGGACGATGGCGGCAGCTGCATTATTCGGTTCATTGCTGGTAGCGTTCTTTATCAAAGAAACACTGCCTAAAGAACGCAGACAAAAGTTTCATCTGCGTACCACGTTGAGGAATTTCGGTTCGTTATTTCGCCACCGGCGAGTACTGAGCTATATGTTAGCCAGTGCCTTTTCATTTGCCGGTATGTTCTCTTTCCTTAGTGCCGGGCCGTTTGTCTATATTGAGCTGAACAACGTATCGCCTCAGCATTTTGGTTACTATTTTGCGCTCAATATTGTGTTTCTGTTCCTGACGACGTTGATCAACAGTCGTAATGTGCGTAGGGTCGGTGCGGTTAACATGTTTCGCTTCGGCTTGTTTGTCCAGTTAGCTATGAGCGCGTGGTTATTACTCGCTAGTGCCTGTGGGCTTGGGTTCTGGGCGCTGGTATTAGGGGTTGCGGTTTATCTTGGTTTTATTGCGATGATTTCATCCAACGCAATGGCAGTGATTCTGGATGGTTTTCCGCATATGGCGGGAACAGCCTCTTCTCTGGCTGGAACACTGCGTTTCAGCATTGGTGCACTGGTTGGTGCGATACTGTCGCTGGCACCGGGTAAGAGTGTATGGCCGATGGTTTCATCAATGGCGCTGTGCAGTGTCATTTCGGTTTTGTTCTATATTTATGCCAGTCGTCCTCGTCATAATACAGCCTGA
- the rsuA gene encoding 16S rRNA pseudouridine(516) synthase RsuA, translating to MRLDKFLSQQLGISRALVARELRAKRVTVDGELVKSGAIKLAPDQVVTFDGNVLAQLVGNRYFMLNKPQGYVCSTDDPDHPTVLYFLDEPVAYKLHAAGRLDIDTTGLVLMTDDGQWSHRITSPKHHCEKTYLVTLEHPLAADTAQQFEQGVQLHNEKDLTKPARLEKIEDNLVRLTLSEGRYHQVKRMFAAVGNRVIELHRERIGAITLDDDLAPGEYRPLTEDEIAGVGAPHLQD from the coding sequence ATGCGACTGGACAAATTTTTATCTCAACAGTTAGGTATCAGCCGTGCGCTTGTAGCGCGTGAACTCCGTGCAAAACGTGTCACCGTAGATGGGGAATTGGTAAAAAGCGGGGCAATTAAATTGGCACCTGATCAGGTTGTTACATTTGATGGTAACGTATTGGCACAATTGGTCGGGAATCGCTACTTTATGCTTAATAAGCCACAGGGTTATGTGTGTTCTACTGACGACCCCGATCATCCAACGGTACTCTATTTCCTTGATGAGCCTGTGGCTTACAAGTTACATGCGGCTGGGCGGTTGGATATTGATACGACAGGCTTGGTGCTGATGACCGATGACGGCCAGTGGTCGCACCGTATCACATCCCCGAAACATCACTGTGAGAAAACCTACTTGGTCACCTTGGAGCATCCGTTGGCAGCTGATACGGCTCAACAATTTGAGCAAGGAGTGCAACTGCATAACGAAAAAGATCTGACCAAACCTGCCCGTTTGGAAAAAATCGAAGACAACTTGGTGCGTTTGACACTGAGTGAAGGGCGTTATCACCAGGTGAAACGGATGTTTGCCGCCGTGGGGAACCGGGTGATTGAGTTACATCGTGAACGTATTGGTGCTATTACGCTGGATGATGATTTGGCTCCCGGAGAATACCGCCCGCTGACTGAAGACGAGATTGCCGGTGTGGGTGCGCCTCACCTGCAGGATTGA
- a CDS encoding DEAD/DEAH box helicase, which translates to MAFTLRPYQLEAVEATIAHFRQHPEPALIVLPTGAGKSLVIAELAKRARGRVLILAHVKELVAQNHSKYCAYGLEADIFAAGLQQKESTGKVVFGSVQSVARNLPLFDGAFSLLIIDECHRISDDDDSQYQQIIQHLQKTNPQLCLLGLTATPYRLGKGWIYQFHYHGMMRGDSNSLFRDCIYELPLRYMIKQGFLVPPERLDMPIVQYDFSRLQARSNGLFSEVDLNCELKKQSRITPHIISQIVEYAETRKGVMIFASTVEHAREVQSLLPKGEAALVNADTPPAERDALIEAFKQQNLHYLVNVAVLTTGFDAPHVDLIAILRPTESVSLYQQIVGRGLRLSPGKTDCLILDYAGNPHDLFTPEVGTSKPHADSQPVQVFCPSCGFANLFWGKCTESGEIIEHYGRRCQGWLEDDEGKREQCDYRFRFKSCPHCGGENDIAARRCHQCQEILVDPDDMLKAALKLKDALVLRCGGMELQSGKDEKGEWLKATYYDEDGTSTSERFLLQTPAQRKAFEMLFLRPHQRAPGVPFGWLSAADIIAQQTRLRHPDFVVARKRGQFWQVREKVFDYQGRFRRANELY; encoded by the coding sequence ATGGCCTTTACCCTGCGCCCTTATCAGTTAGAAGCGGTCGAAGCCACCATCGCTCATTTTCGGCAACACCCTGAACCAGCACTGATCGTGCTACCGACCGGTGCAGGCAAAAGCCTGGTGATTGCCGAACTAGCAAAACGCGCTCGTGGCAGGGTATTGATACTGGCCCACGTCAAAGAACTGGTAGCACAAAACCACAGCAAATATTGTGCTTATGGCCTAGAAGCCGATATTTTCGCCGCCGGTTTACAACAAAAAGAAAGCACGGGTAAGGTCGTCTTTGGTAGTGTGCAATCGGTAGCACGTAACCTTCCCTTGTTTGACGGTGCTTTCTCGCTGCTGATCATCGACGAATGTCACCGCATCAGCGACGATGACGATAGTCAATACCAGCAGATCATCCAGCATTTGCAAAAAACCAACCCGCAACTGTGCCTCCTAGGCCTCACGGCTACACCCTATCGGTTAGGGAAAGGCTGGATTTATCAATTCCACTACCACGGAATGATGCGCGGCGACAGCAACAGTTTATTTCGCGACTGTATTTATGAGTTACCCTTGCGTTACATGATTAAACAGGGATTCCTTGTCCCGCCAGAACGCTTGGATATGCCAATTGTGCAGTACGATTTCAGCCGGTTACAAGCCAGAAGTAACGGGCTTTTTAGCGAAGTTGATCTCAATTGCGAGTTGAAAAAGCAAAGTCGTATTACACCGCACATTATCAGCCAGATCGTTGAGTACGCCGAAACACGTAAGGGAGTAATGATCTTTGCCTCCACGGTCGAACATGCCCGCGAAGTCCAGAGTTTGTTGCCCAAAGGAGAGGCCGCATTGGTGAATGCCGACACGCCACCAGCAGAGCGCGATGCACTGATCGAAGCCTTCAAGCAACAAAATTTACACTACCTGGTAAACGTGGCAGTGTTAACAACTGGCTTTGATGCGCCACATGTCGATTTGATTGCTATTTTGCGACCAACGGAATCCGTCAGCCTGTATCAACAGATTGTTGGGCGCGGATTGCGACTTTCTCCCGGCAAGACAGATTGCCTAATCCTCGACTACGCCGGAAACCCTCACGATCTGTTCACCCCCGAAGTGGGTACCAGTAAACCTCATGCAGACAGTCAGCCGGTGCAAGTTTTTTGCCCAAGCTGCGGTTTTGCCAACCTGTTTTGGGGGAAATGTACGGAAAGCGGCGAAATTATCGAGCATTATGGTCGCCGTTGCCAAGGATGGCTAGAGGACGATGAAGGAAAGCGCGAACAATGCGATTACCGTTTCCGATTCAAAAGTTGCCCGCATTGCGGGGGTGAGAATGATATCGCGGCACGCCGTTGCCATCAGTGCCAAGAAATATTGGTCGATCCCGATGATATGTTAAAAGCTGCGTTGAAGTTAAAAGATGCCTTGGTGCTACGCTGCGGTGGTATGGAACTGCAAAGTGGTAAGGATGAAAAAGGAGAGTGGCTTAAGGCTACCTATTATGATGAAGACGGTACCAGTACTAGCGAGCGTTTCCTTCTGCAAACCCCGGCGCAGCGTAAAGCTTTCGAGATGCTTTTCCTGCGCCCTCATCAGCGAGCGCCTGGCGTTCCCTTCGGTTGGCTAAGTGCGGCGGATATCATTGCCCAACAAACACGGCTTCGTCATCCGGACTTTGTTGTTGCGCGTAAACGCGGTCAATTTTGGCAAGTGCGTGAAAAAGTTTTTGATTATCAGGGGCGCTTCCGCCGTGCTAACGAACTTTATTAG
- the rplY gene encoding 50S ribosomal protein L25 has product MFTINVQVRKDQGKGASRRLRAANKFPAIVYGGKEAAVSIELDHDSVKNMEIKPEFYNEAIILVIDGKETKVKVQAVQRHVFKPKLAHIDFVRV; this is encoded by the coding sequence ATGTTTACTATCAATGTACAAGTACGTAAAGACCAGGGTAAGGGTGCGAGCCGCCGCCTGCGTGCAGCCAACAAATTCCCAGCTATCGTTTACGGTGGCAAAGAAGCTGCAGTTTCCATCGAATTGGACCATGATTCTGTGAAGAACATGGAAATTAAACCAGAATTCTACAATGAAGCTATCATTCTGGTAATCGACGGTAAAGAAACCAAAGTTAAGGTCCAGGCTGTCCAGCGTCACGTATTCAAGCCTAAACTGGCCCATATCGACTTCGTTCGCGTTTAA
- the yejK gene encoding nucleoid-associated protein YejK, whose product MSLDIEQIALHQLVKRDEQTLDVVLRDSLLPSNAAVEEMMAELHRVYSAKSKAYGLFNEQSELADALRSCRKGEEDFLAFSRAATGRLRDELAKYPFAEGGVVLFGHYRYLAVEYLLIAVLNSCNSMHVNDDLDISTTHYLDINHADIVARIDLTEWETNPESTRYLTFLKGRVGRKVSDFFMDFLAAAEGLDTKAQNRGLLQAVDDYCADAQLDKNERQSVRQQVYSYCKEQLQAGEEIELQTLSKEIAPLGDKDFLQFSSEQGYQLEESFPADRGTLRQLTKFAGSGGGISLNFDAMLLGERIFWDPATDTLTIKGTPPNLRDQLQRRWSGGK is encoded by the coding sequence ATGAGTCTGGATATCGAGCAGATTGCACTGCACCAGTTGGTAAAACGTGATGAACAAACGCTGGACGTGGTGCTGCGCGATTCCCTACTTCCCAGCAACGCTGCGGTGGAAGAGATGATGGCAGAGTTGCACCGCGTTTACAGCGCTAAGAGTAAGGCTTATGGTTTGTTCAATGAACAGAGCGAATTGGCGGATGCATTGCGGAGTTGTCGCAAGGGTGAAGAAGATTTCCTTGCTTTTAGCCGTGCAGCAACTGGCCGCCTGCGTGATGAACTGGCCAAGTATCCCTTTGCCGAAGGGGGGGTTGTGCTGTTTGGCCACTATCGTTATCTAGCAGTTGAATATTTGCTGATTGCGGTTCTTAACAGTTGTAACAGCATGCATGTTAATGATGACTTGGATATCAGTACCACGCATTATCTGGATATCAACCATGCGGATATTGTGGCACGTATCGATCTGACCGAGTGGGAAACCAACCCTGAATCCACACGCTATCTGACTTTTTTGAAAGGACGGGTAGGGCGAAAAGTTTCAGATTTCTTTATGGATTTCCTAGCGGCGGCTGAGGGGCTTGATACCAAAGCGCAAAATCGCGGTCTGTTGCAGGCGGTAGATGATTACTGTGCAGATGCGCAACTGGATAAAAACGAACGTCAGTCTGTGCGTCAACAGGTTTACAGTTACTGCAAGGAGCAACTACAGGCAGGCGAAGAGATTGAGTTACAGACGTTATCAAAAGAGATCGCGCCACTGGGGGACAAAGATTTCTTGCAGTTTTCCAGTGAACAGGGTTATCAGCTGGAAGAGAGTTTCCCAGCGGATCGTGGCACATTGCGTCAGCTGACCAAATTTGCTGGCAGTGGCGGGGGGATAAGCCTGAATTTTGATGCAATGCTGTTGGGAGAACGAATTTTTTGGGACCCTGCGACAGATACACTGACTATCAAAGGTACGCCACCAAACCTGCGGGATCAGCTACAACGCCGTTGGAGTGGGGGAAAATAA
- a CDS encoding YejL family protein: MPQSSRYSDEHVEQLLSELVNVLEKHHTPTDLSLMVLGNMVTNLINTSISPDQRKPLARSFAEALQASISEDKAH; encoded by the coding sequence ATGCCACAATCATCCCGTTACAGTGACGAACACGTTGAACAATTGCTTTCTGAGCTGGTCAATGTTTTGGAAAAACACCATACTCCTACCGATCTCTCATTGATGGTACTGGGTAATATGGTAACCAATCTGATCAATACCAGTATCTCTCCTGACCAGCGGAAACCACTGGCCAGATCGTTCGCTGAAGCTCTACAGGCTTCTATTAGTGAAGATAAAGCACATTAA
- the yejM gene encoding LPS biosynthesis-modulating metalloenzyme YejM: MVTNGQRYREKVSQMISWGHWFALFNILLSIGLGSRYLFVTDWPSSLLGRVYAFVSLIGQFSFIVFAVYLLIIFPLTFVVTWQRLLRFISAALATAGLTLLLVDSQVFTQFHLHLNPVVWELVINPDQSEPAREWQWVFIGVPIIFLIQMLFATWSWQKLRSLNRHSFGKPLAILFICSFFASHLIYIWADANFYRPITMQRANLPLSYPMTARKFLEKHGLLDPQEYERRLVQQGNPDAVAVEYPLSDLNYSDKGSGYNLLMIVVNGIRAKDIAQDMPALTHFAQNNIRFNDHYSSGNNADSGLFGLFYGISSTYLDGVLAGRKPSALISALSDQDYQFGLFSSNGFNAALYRQALLADFSLPTEPFAQSDATTTYQWQRWLTEKSHNSPWFSYINFSGNDLQNAQAKLTPDAFVQRYRAGIKDVDAQIAQVLTTLEEKGMLDKTVVVITAEHGVEFNDTGNGDWGADSNFNRPQLQVPLVIHWPGAPSQAINRLTSHNDVMRTLMQRLLHVKTNANDYSQAEDLFAAQRKNNWIATGNRSNLVIITPTHILTLNGSGSYNAYDEHGKEIKDEKPQLTLLLQVLTDVKRFIAN; encoded by the coding sequence ATGGTGACAAACGGTCAGCGATATCGTGAAAAAGTCTCCCAAATGATCAGTTGGGGGCACTGGTTCGCCTTATTTAACATTTTGCTCAGTATTGGGTTGGGTAGCCGCTACCTGTTTGTCACCGACTGGCCCTCTTCACTGTTGGGCCGCGTCTATGCGTTTGTCAGCCTGATTGGTCAGTTCAGTTTTATCGTGTTTGCCGTCTATCTGCTGATTATCTTCCCACTCACCTTTGTGGTGACGTGGCAACGTCTGCTGCGATTTATTTCTGCCGCCTTAGCGACAGCCGGGCTAACGTTACTGTTGGTCGACAGTCAGGTATTTACCCAGTTTCACCTGCATCTTAACCCGGTAGTCTGGGAACTGGTGATCAATCCAGATCAGAGCGAACCGGCTCGTGAGTGGCAATGGGTATTTATCGGCGTACCCATCATATTTCTGATCCAAATGCTTTTCGCCACCTGGAGTTGGCAGAAACTACGCAGTCTTAACCGACACAGCTTTGGCAAACCGTTAGCGATACTGTTTATCTGCTCTTTTTTTGCCTCGCATCTGATTTATATCTGGGCGGATGCTAACTTCTACCGCCCGATTACCATGCAACGAGCCAATCTTCCACTCTCTTACCCAATGACTGCGCGCAAATTCCTAGAAAAACATGGTTTGCTCGACCCCCAAGAGTATGAACGCCGTTTGGTACAACAAGGTAATCCTGATGCCGTTGCAGTTGAGTATCCACTCAGTGACCTAAACTACAGCGATAAAGGCAGTGGTTATAACTTGCTGATGATTGTGGTAAATGGCATCCGGGCCAAAGATATTGCGCAAGATATGCCAGCTCTGACACATTTTGCGCAAAATAATATTCGTTTCAACGATCATTACAGTTCTGGCAATAATGCCGATAGCGGATTATTTGGTTTGTTTTACGGTATTTCATCGACTTATCTGGATGGAGTCCTTGCCGGACGTAAGCCTTCAGCGTTGATCAGTGCACTGAGTGATCAAGACTATCAATTTGGCCTGTTCTCATCTAACGGCTTCAACGCTGCGCTTTATCGTCAGGCATTGTTGGCTGATTTCTCGTTGCCAACTGAACCTTTTGCACAAAGCGATGCGACAACCACATATCAATGGCAACGTTGGTTGACCGAAAAGAGCCATAATTCCCCTTGGTTCTCTTACATCAATTTCAGTGGTAATGATTTGCAAAATGCACAGGCAAAACTGACCCCTGATGCTTTCGTACAGCGCTATCGTGCTGGTATAAAAGATGTCGATGCTCAGATTGCTCAAGTGCTGACAACACTTGAAGAGAAAGGGATGCTTGATAAAACCGTGGTGGTCATTACCGCTGAGCACGGTGTGGAATTCAATGATACCGGCAACGGAGACTGGGGGGCAGACAGTAATTTTAACCGCCCTCAGTTGCAAGTTCCTTTAGTGATCCACTGGCCTGGCGCGCCCTCGCAAGCCATCAATAGGCTGACTAGTCACAATGATGTGATGCGCACGTTGATGCAACGTCTATTGCATGTCAAAACCAACGCCAACGATTACTCACAAGCAGAGGATCTGTTTGCAGCACAGCGTAAAAATAACTGGATTGCCACAGGTAATCGCAGCAATTTAGTGATCATAACCCCAACGCATATTCTGACGCTAAATGGTAGTGGCAGTTATAATGCCTATGATGAGCACGGCAAAGAAATAAAAGACGAAAAACCTCAGCTAACGCTACTATTGCAGGTGTTGACCGATGTTAAGCGTTTTATTGCTAACTAA
- a CDS encoding tail fiber assembly protein → MSEEEAKILANPPPSKEQLVAFANAEKTQRFTTATYEIAWRQDALDLSVATDANKKELINWKKYRLALSRVDIEKAPDIEWPVVPD, encoded by the coding sequence ATCAGCGAGGAGGAGGCGAAAATACTTGCAAATCCACCGCCCTCTAAAGAGCAGCTTGTGGCATTTGCTAATGCAGAAAAAACACAGCGATTTACAACAGCGACATACGAAATCGCGTGGCGGCAGGATGCTTTAGATCTAAGCGTGGCAACCGATGCTAACAAAAAGGAGTTAATCAACTGGAAGAAGTATCGTCTGGCTCTAAGTCGCGTTGATATCGAAAAAGCACCAGACATCGAATGGCCAGTAGTGCCGGACTAG
- a CDS encoding putative holin: protein MPEPVTTTTVAGVTVTGVAIMTFFARLPAGVVLGAFAGAILFVVSASEYGIRSCVR from the coding sequence ATGCCAGAGCCTGTAACTACCACAACGGTGGCAGGCGTAACGGTAACAGGGGTTGCAATCATGACGTTTTTTGCCAGATTACCGGCTGGCGTTGTTTTAGGCGCTTTTGCTGGCGCGATCCTGTTTGTTGTTTCCGCTTCCGAGTACGGCATCCGTTCCTGCGTACGTTGA
- a CDS encoding GIY-YIG nuclease family protein, with the protein MSRKSIELNFVWQGEQATNFPKESGVYCVYRTTLNPKKKSDLKELIYIGESENIYERISDHNKLSNWKNCLSHDEVLGYSYSTIKAVDRKRAEAALIYEHQPRCNIQDAVEFHFPETTITLNGVTAHLTTPFTIK; encoded by the coding sequence ATGTCACGAAAATCCATTGAGTTAAATTTTGTATGGCAAGGCGAACAAGCAACTAATTTTCCAAAAGAGTCTGGGGTTTATTGCGTTTATCGAACCACGTTAAACCCTAAGAAAAAAAGTGACTTAAAAGAATTGATCTATATTGGCGAGTCAGAAAATATTTATGAGCGCATATCTGATCATAACAAATTAAGTAACTGGAAGAACTGCTTAAGCCACGATGAAGTCTTAGGATATAGTTATTCTACTATCAAGGCTGTTGATCGTAAACGCGCAGAAGCAGCGTTAATCTACGAACATCAGCCTCGTTGCAATATTCAAGATGCTGTTGAATTCCATTTTCCAGAAACGACTATTACGTTAAATGGCGTGACTGCACACTTAACAACGCCGTTCACGATAAAATAG
- a CDS encoding N-acetylmuramoyl-L-alanine amidase has translation MYHIDYNSYRTVKGFNRRVRFLVMHYTAIDFKASTDVLTGASVSAHYLVPDPSDKTYIDAGFKDMRIFNLVDENERAWHAGVSSWAGRSNLNDTAIGIETVNLAIDNNGEFTFPPYNPIQIDAIKALALNILQRYPDITPTNVVGHSDISPGRKSDPGAAFPWKALYDAGIGAWYDDATKQHYQSQFCNTLPVKAVVIEKLKRYGYDISSANSDRGYNELLRAFQLHFRSQKYDGVLDSETAAILYALVDKYFPAK, from the coding sequence ATGTATCATATTGATTATAATAGTTATCGTACGGTTAAGGGTTTTAATCGTCGCGTTCGTTTTCTTGTTATGCACTACACGGCTATCGACTTTAAGGCATCTACTGATGTACTTACGGGGGCATCGGTAAGCGCGCATTACCTTGTGCCTGACCCGTCAGATAAAACGTACATCGATGCGGGCTTTAAGGACATGCGCATTTTTAATTTGGTTGATGAGAATGAGCGAGCTTGGCATGCGGGTGTCAGCTCGTGGGCCGGACGGAGTAACCTGAATGATACGGCGATTGGGATCGAGACGGTTAACTTGGCTATTGATAATAATGGGGAATTCACCTTTCCTCCGTATAATCCGATCCAGATAGATGCAATCAAAGCATTGGCTTTGAATATCCTTCAGCGTTATCCAGACATTACGCCAACCAACGTTGTTGGGCACAGTGATATCTCCCCAGGAAGAAAAAGTGATCCAGGAGCAGCTTTTCCGTGGAAGGCGCTTTATGATGCAGGCATCGGGGCCTGGTATGACGATGCGACCAAGCAACATTACCAGTCACAATTTTGCAATACTCTACCGGTTAAAGCCGTAGTCATCGAGAAACTGAAACGCTATGGATATGACATATCTAGTGCGAATTCCGATCGCGGGTATAACGAGCTTCTCCGGGCATTTCAGCTCCACTTTCGTTCACAAAAATATGACGGTGTATTGGATTCTGAAACTGCAGCAATCCTTTATGCTTTGGTAGATAAGTATTTTCCTGCAAAGTAA